agattATAGCAAGACATTTATCTAAAGAACaaacctggcaagtagatacacacatggtgttgttaCAGCAATTATGATACCTccttgcaatgcctcaaatcacagTTTTAGTTACTAAACAGCTATTCAAAAAATGTTCTCGATTTGAGCTATTCATACTCCTAGATAGTGATAAAccaaatgtttgtatgagagagagagATCGGTTGTTGCCCTTGTTGTAcccaaaaagtacacagaccctttaattaaaaataaacaacaacgaTAGAAAAACCCCAAGACATGTTTTGGTCAGTAAGATCAGGTATTTTATTATGTCTATTTTTCAACACTTGATATAATTTTGTAAGCTCTAAATTATAAGTACCATATGCCACCAAGCACTAACAACAATGAGCAAAGACATTTTCTTTAATTCGGACGCACGTAAATTTTGATTGCTCATTaattttgccgaaattgaccagGAAAACCTAAGATCCAAAAAACCCCATTATGGTTCCATTTCTGGCAACAGACGCGGCCAACAGAGGGGTGTGTGGTCTCCTGATTGGCCAGCTCTCAAGGATCAGTGTTGTAAATTTCACCTAATAATTAATGAATTTAACACAAGAGGTTCAAGTCTGAGCTGGCAAGATAGAGCGCGTGTGATTGCCAATCTGCGGGCAAGCTTTTTGGCTGATGCTGAGAAATAACCGCGATTTCAGACTGGAAACCAAGTCTAAACAACAGCTACGCTCTTGAGAGTCTTGTGCCGTAAATTATTTACTATTATTCAAACGATTTAAGACACTttacactatcggtaattgtgaagaccagtcttctcacttggtgtatcttaacacaatgcttaaaataaacctgtgaaaattttagctcaatgggagactttttgaaagctctgccactagagggcagcagacctaccaggtaagggtgcacaactcctatagcaaacaatggtaaatgctacaAATTCAAAAGgactaaacaaatatttagaagtctctcagcatcttgaaaattaaatcagatacattgtcatacaactaaacttcagatttcttctcaatttttggtaggtcagcattttggaattttggctaattaccctagaacgaagaaacactcccaaaaactcatgcacaccgcttgttatccttggggaactcgtgtccagtacgtcctgttccagaatagtttggtttatgctggcattgtgttatgaaaaacgaaatacagtttggctaaatctaaatacaaaatcaaaaacacgcaaaacacaaggtatttgctgtcagtgaccgtcactcatgcttctcctattcctaagttgttgacattacctggtgaagagcgcccaataataaataaagtttcccaataatgaaagaaagaatacccttgtcatacgaagttgtgtgctttcagaagcttgatttcgagacctcaaattctaaacctgaggtctcgaaatcaaattcgtggaaaattacttccttctcgaaaactacgttacttcagagggagccgtttctcataatgttttaaactatcaaccttgCCTAATTTCTCGCAacaaagtaaggtttcatgctaatcattattttgagtaattaccaatagtgtccactgccttgaaataAGCACTTAAACCTAAAACAGCGTAGTGCCAGATTTAGGAAAAcgaaaatcatttttttgtttcgGTGTGTCATTACAAGTAGTCATAATATAAATCCCTAATCAGTACGAACCGTAATCTCATGTAAAATGATTAAACACACTAACGAATCCCCCTCATCAGTAATAAATAAACCTCTACTCAATAGGAACCGTAAAGTCTCATGTACGTGTACAGTGATTAAAGGCACTAAATGGTTCCACCTCATTAGTATAAAATAATCCTCTACTCCATAGGAACCGTATAGTctcatgaacatgtacatgattAAAGTCCGATGGTTCTCCGCCTCATAAGTATAAAATAAACCCCTAAAGATCACTTCATTCAGAAAAAACCGTAATCTAATGAACTACTAATCATTTCTCCTGAAGAggagcagagtacactgttcgaaacgtcgagaccaaaccggctcttttcagagccaccactccttcaaaagagattttacccatggtttaacccgcaagtttactatttattaacatttatatttatagttactcttattctccacaccatgcaaacttgcttcaaacaccatttaatgCACAATCGGTTTACATCATTTGTAatcaaaaataaagtaaaaaaataacccGTAAACGTCTCATTTTAAATGATAAAAAGCAATGGTGGTTTTAAAAACTCAAGACCCACATTGACAAAAGACTCTGAAAACGTCTGGGTCCAAATTGACTCGGATACCGTTCCGGTGGGACGACCTGAACAAATTTTCTGGTCAATAACTGTCTCAAAATGACGCAGAAAAGGGTAAAAGTTACACATAATCCAAAAAGGTCTAACCACTTTCTGGGTCAATGTAACTGAAGTTTGGCCAGGcccgctagctagaccagcatgcatcttTATTACAACTTTTTATAAAccttttgccaacccagattggaaaactatggaaagcccaaagtgcaaatcaagaaaagatcgttATTTTTGGTACcaatgtaacaaaatttgttgattttgtttcaaccaaacaaaacaactaattatgagaggtattttatttaattgaaagtttgcagaaaatgttgaattttgttaaaacatctgtttttacgattaAGTGTTTTACtcacattcggccgaccatgccaaccaaggcggtttgtttatcaacaaaagaaaggtctatacaagCCTAATGCGCGCGCGTGCCGAGTTAATTGCAGTAAAGGTTCATGGTACGAGAGCCGTGTGATTTTGCCAGACGAGATTCGTGACCGGGAAATTACTCAGTTTATCCGACTCTAAAGGATTCCTAGTTCTGTTGTTCAGCGCTTCCTCGATACACTGTATTGCCACTGGGTCGAAACTGTAGTGGAACTTATTAGCAAAGAGGTAAGGTTGTGTTGCGAGGTAGTCCAAGTACCCGACTCCAAACACGCACACTGCTCTGACGTATTTACCGCGGCAGGGTGGGTGCTTCTTGATGATGTCACCCCATTTCATGAACCTCACGTTTTCGTCCCACGTTGCGTGAGGATACCCACCCGGTGTCCCAGCCCCCCGCTGGAGAGTCGCCCAGAAATGCTCGTCCGGACTGAATGTGTCATTTGACCATTCCAAGAGGTCAACGCCCTGTGGACTGGTCAGCATATAGTCAACAAACGCCCACGTGGCCGCGTAGTAGGCGTTGCCGAAGTGGATGGTCAAATTATGCGGTGGAGGTTCTTTTAACCTTTTCGTCCTCATGACATGCCTGTCTTTAGTTATGTGATGGTGGTTCGTACGTCCTTTTTTATAAGGAGGTGGTAGAATACCAGTGATGTCATTATGACGCTTGTAAGCCTTGAGTTGTCGTACGATCTCAAGGTTCGTTTTCAACGGGAAGTCTTGCCCGCATAAATTCATCACGTATCTCCAGCGGTAAATGGAACCTATCTTTCTCGATAGATCCCTCATGCAGTTGACATCAGCCAGAAGCCTCGTGTATCCAGCATACTGGACATCTTCAAGTTTAGACGCAATGAACACATTTTCGAAGCAGCCTGTCATGGAGCGTATAGCCTCGTGGAATTCTCTGGAGGACTTTGCATCGGGGTGAATGCAGTAGAGGTTCTGAGGTTGGTATATCGCCCGTAGGAGGCGCTCGACCTGCGCGGCTTCTTTGTGAGCAACAATGATGTAAGCAACCTGGAACCCGGCCTCCTCTTCCGTTCCGGGGTTTGTTGGGAAACGTCTCAATCGTTTGTACGAATAGCAGTCGCGCGTCCACGTTCTTACCTCACCATCGCTCGGTACAGCAACGGACCCATTCGTCTTACGGCACTCCTTTTGTAGCATTTCATAAGTTGTCCTCACTGCCTCTTTATCACCGGAAAATATAGCAGGGCAGTCAACCTTCCAATGCCGGTGATAAGGTGATATGAACGTATTGTACGAGTCGGGAACATCTTGAGGCACTGCGTGGTCGCTGCTTTGATTGCCACGCTGTTCTAGAGGTGATTGCCCTACTAGGTGAGGGAGTTGCCTCAACTGAGGTGACTGCCCCAATCGAGGTACATGTCCCAATTCAGGTGACTGCCCAAATTGAGGTGACTCCCCCAATTGAGATAACTCCCAAAATTGAAGTGACTTCTCCAACTGAAGTATTTGTTTCACACGGTTCGAAGCCAACGCATCTCCACCACCGCCACCAACATGGCTTTTCTCAATCTTGCCAAGCTGAGCCTCGGCCGGTAGCTTCGGTC
Above is a window of Asterias rubens chromosome 11, eAstRub1.3, whole genome shotgun sequence DNA encoding:
- the LOC117296455 gene encoding N-acetyllactosaminide beta-1,6-N-acetylglucosaminyl-transferase-like encodes the protein MSMFLRQRSMCMFVVFCILFGFCQMLLLSLQRDRKPLGELGDGGPKLPAEAQLGKIEKSHVGGGGGDALASNRVKQILQLEKSLQFWELSQLGESPQFGQSPELGHVPRLGQSPQLRQLPHLVGQSPLEQRGNQSSDHAVPQDVPDSYNTFISPYHRHWKVDCPAIFSGDKEAVRTTYEMLQKECRKTNGSVAVPSDGEVRTWTRDCYSYKRLRRFPTNPGTEEEAGFQVAYIIVAHKEAAQVERLLRAIYQPQNLYCIHPDAKSSREFHEAIRSMTGCFENVFIASKLEDVQYAGYTRLLADVNCMRDLSRKIGSIYRWRYVMNLCGQDFPLKTNLEIVRQLKAYKRHNDITGILPPPYKKGRTNHHHITKDRHVMRTKRLKEPPPHNLTIHFGNAYYAATWAFVDYMLTSPQGVDLLEWSNDTFSPDEHFWATLQRGAGTPGGYPHATWDENVRFMKWGDIIKKHPPCRGKYVRAVCVFGVGYLDYLATQPYLFANKFHYSFDPVAIQCIEEALNNRTRNPLESDKLSNFPVTNLVWQNHTALVP